The Helicobacter ganmani nucleotide sequence CACTGTGGCGTATGGACAATTTAGCACTTTTATTAATGAGTGGCTAGGCTTTAAAGATCCCAGGAAGTTAGATTCTAAACTTATAGGTGGAATAAGGGCTAAAAAACTTTATGAGACAGGTTTAATTAAAGATTATATTTTGGAAATTTCTACAATAGATAAAAAAAGGGCTTTAGAAATTTCAAGTTTTTATTTTGATTTAGAATCTAGCATTCAAAACCTCATAGATTCTATAAATCTTGGTGGCAAAGTGTTTTTTATCGTGGGCAATCGTAGAGTAAAAAATATAGAACTTCCTACCGATAGATTTATCGCTGAAGTTTTTTGCAACAATGGCTTTACGCATTTACAAACCATTAAGCGAAAAATTTCTAACAAATCAATGCCACTTCAAAATTCCCCAACAAACAAAGCTGGGGTTCTCTCACGCACAATGAATGAGGAATACATTGTAATATGCAAGAAGAGGGATTTAGGAAAATGCAAAAATCATATAGAGATAAAATCGCAAATTGCAGAAATTAAATGATAAGGATTCCAATGCAAACAAACAAAACAAAGAGTATAGAGGTTTTAAAGCAGCTCATCACTTATCCCACAATCACGCCGCAAGAATGTGGAATCTACGCGTATATTAAAGAGATTTTACACGATTTTGAGGTTTTGGAGTTTGACAAAGAGAGAGTAAAGAATCTTTTTTTGTATAAGGATTTAAGTGCGCAAAATGCAGAATCTCATAGGAGCAAAAAAACACATTTGTGCTTTGCGGGGCATATTGATGTTGTGCCACCGGGCGAGGGTTGGGCGAGTGAGCCTTTTAGCCCCACCATAAAGGAGGGATTCCTCTATGGCAGGGGTGCGCAGGATATGAAAGCGGGGGTGGCGGCTTTTTTGTGTGCGATTCGGGAGTTTGTGGATTGTGTGGAATCGCAAAACTTACAAGCCTCTACTAAGGGCGCAAATGCGGAATCGCAAAACACAACAAGCGAAGTTTCAGACTATGGATTACCACAACTTGATGAATCAAGTCTTGCAACGACACAAGAGCAGGATTCTAGCGATTCTACAAGATTACAAGGCTTTAAGGGGATTTTATCGGTGCTTCTTACAAGCGATGAGGAGGGAGCGGCGATTTTTGGGACAAAATATACTTTAGAATGCCTTAAAGAGAGGGATTTGCTGCCTGATTTTGCAATCGTTGCCGAGCCTACAAGCGTGGCGAAATTTGGCGATATGATAAAAGTCGGAAGACGTGGCTCTATCAATGGAATCTTAAGAGTATTTGGCAAACAAGGGCATGTGGCGTATCCTAAAAAATGCGTGAATCCTGTGGAGCTGATTGCGCCCTACCTTTCACAAATCGCAGGATATGAGCTAGACAAAGGAAGTGCGGAGTTTGAGCCAAGTAAGCTTGTGATTACGGATATTCGCGGGGGGTTGGAAGTCGTGAATGTTACGCCTAATGACTTAAAAATAATGTTTAATGTGCGAAATTCTACGCAGACAAGTTTAGAGGATTTGCGCCAATATTTAGAAAACTTACTCTCCAAGATTCCGCATTCTTTGGAATTAAATCAAAGTTCTAAGCCTTTTTTGACAAACAAACAAAGCCGCATTGTGCAAAGAATCGCAAAGGTTTTAGAATCCAAAAACGGCTTTGCTCCGGAGTTTAGCACAAGTGGTGGCACAAGTGATGCGCGGTATTTTGCGGAATATGGAGTGAGCGTAGTGGAATGTGGCGTGTGCAACGATAGCATTCATTCCATTAACGAGCGTGTGCGTTTGAGTGAGGTAGAATCGCTCCAAAATGTTTTTTTGACTTTGTTAGCACAATGGAATCTCTAAAACAATATAAATGTGCCTTTGCGAGAAATGAACGTAGTAAATGACAAAGTAAGCCATAATCATATAAAATCTCGTCTGTAAAAGACGCAGTAGCAAATGCAAAACTTACCCGCAAGGACGCAGGTGAGTTATTTCTTTTGCTCTTGCTGTGCAAGCAATTTTTCAATTTCTGCGATTCGCTTGGAATCGTTTGGGTGAGTAGAGAGGAAGTCAGAAGGGTTTTTCTCGCCATTTTTTGACATTTTCTGCCAAAAGCTAATAGCGGCTTTGGGATTGTAACCTGCTTTTTGCATTAAAAGAATACCCGCTTTATCCGCTTCTAGCTCGTGAGAACGACTAAAAGGCAACATTACGCCTACATTGCTTCCTATGCTGTAAGCTTGATTGAAAAGATTGCTATATCCAGGTGCTGCAGAACCTATGATAACCCCCAATAATCCCCCTCCGATTTGTTGAAGCGTCTGCATACTCATTCGTTCTGCTCCGTGTCGCAGAATCGTGTGGGCAATCTCGTGAGATAATACGACAGCAAGTTCATCATCACTTGCAACAAGGGGCATTAATCCTGTATAAACAAACACCTTACCCCCAGGCAAACAAAAGGCATTAACTTGCTCGTCCTCTAAAAGATAAAATTCCCAAACAAAATCCGGACGCTCCGCGACATCTGCGATTCTTTGTCCAACGCGCTGAATCATTTGTGCTTGTTTTTGGTTATTGCTGACTTTGGATTGTTGTAAAACTTGTTTTGCACTTTGTTCTCCTAATGCGATTTCTTCTTGGCTATTCAAAAGCATTAATTGCGAACGATTTGTAAGAGCAGTAGAAGAGCAGGCACTAAAAGACATGCAAGCTATCAAAGCAATGAAACTGCACAATAAATGTTTTCTCATAAATTCTCCTTAGTGCAATTTGTGAAATATTGAAATATATTGTATAAAAATTCTGCTAAAATTAAATAAAGACTTAATATTTGATTGAATTTGATTTAAATCGGATTTATTTTTGAGAAAAAATTGTAGAATTACTCTTGAAATCAAATGATTAAAAGGCGGAATTTGAATGCCAAGTCTGCAAAATAAGGAGAAATAATGTTTATTTTAAATAATCTAAAAGTTGGGGTTAAATTAATTTGCTTGATGTTAATTCCTCTGATTACCCTAATTGCCTTTTCGCTTGTTTTAGTCAGCGAACGTTATCGGATTGCACAGGAATCTGCGTTGCTAAAGCATGGTGTAACATTAGCAACTAAGATTTCTCTCGTGATTCACGAATTGCAAAAAGAGCGCGGAACTTCGGCTGGATTTTTGGGTTCAAAAGGTCAAGACTTCAAAGAGGCTCTACAAAATCAACGAAAATTAAGCGACGAAAAAATCAAAGAATTGCACGATTTTTTGCAGGAGTTTAATTTGCAAACTTATCCAAAAAATATTCAAGATTCTTTAAAAATTTCTCTTGATAGAATGGGGCAAATCAATGGGATTCGGCAGGGAGTGGATTCCTTAAATGTTAAAGTGGGAGATATTTTGGGTTATTACACAGGCACGATTGCTTCTAATATTCAATCCATTGTGGAAATTATCAATATTAGCACAAATGACCAAATCACAAGGAATCTCCTCGCCTATGTGAATTTTTTGAATGCAAAAGAAAATGCAGGACAAGAACGCGCCGTGCTTTCTAATACCTTTGGAGCGGATAAGTTTGCAGCAGGTATTTATAATCGTTTTATCGCTTTAACGATTGCGCAAAATATTTTCTTAGAAGATTTTAAACGTTATGCAAGTAGCGGAGATTATCAGTATTATCTTAAAATAACTGAAGATAAGAGTTTTTCTGAAGTGGAAAGAATGCGTAAAATTGCAATGGAACATTTTATAGATGGGGGATTTGGGGTTAAAGCAACTTATTGGTTTGGCACTATTACACAGAAAATCAATCTACTAAAAAATGTTGAAGATAGATTAGCAAAAGGCTTAATGGAACAAATTACAAAGATTGAAAAAGCAAATTTTTTTAGCTTTTGGTTTATGCTTAGTATTGCAAGTGTTGTAGTAATCCTTACTTTGGTAGTAGGTTATTTGATTGCGCATAGTATTACCTTTAGGATTCGTTTAATGCGAAAATATCTAGTTGAATTAAAGAATACAAAAGACATCAGTAAAAAATTTGTGGTTACAAAAAGTTCCGATGAAATAGGCGTAATCCAACAAGCAATGAATGATTTTCTTGAGGCAATTCGGCAAATTTTCTTACAATTAGCTCCACAAAGCAAAGAAAATTTGCAAACTTCCAAGAATTTGCTTGATAGTGCTAAAGAAGTTTCAGGACGCACACAAGAGGGGTTTGAGTTGTCCAATCAGACGGAAATAACTGGTAAAGAAGTAGGGAAAAAGCTAGAGGATAATATCCAAAAAACCAATGCGACAATGCACGATGTGCTTGCGGCAAAAGAGGAATTAGACAATGCGTCCCATACGATTGCGAATTTCACCCAAAACATCTCACAAGACGCACAAATGCAAGAAGATTTGGTGCATAATGTTTCTTTGCTAGACAAAGAAGCGCAAAATATTAAAGGAATCTTAGGCGCGATTGATGATATTGCCTCGCAAACGAATCTTTTGGCTTTGAATGCTGCGATTGAAGCGGCGCGTGCGGGAGAACACGGCAGAGGATTCGCTGTGGTGGCTGATGAAGTGCGACAACTTGCAGAAAGGACGCAAAAGTCTCTTAACGAGATTGACGCAATTATCAATACAATCGTGCAGTCTATCAGCGGAGTAAGTAGTCAAATTACACAAAATGCAAAAAGCTTTTATCATATTGTAGAAGAATCACAAAGTATTCAAGAAACAATTTCCTCTGTGGTAGAAAAAATCAAAATTATCAGCACTCTAGCGCAAGAAACGATTGACAGCTCTTCAGTGCTAAGTAAGGATACTGAAATGCTTTTAGAAAACAATAAAACGCTTAATCAAAATCTTCAAGGAATCGCAAGTGAGATGAATAGAATCTCATCAGTTTCTAATGAGTTAGAAAGCCGAGCGGTAGAAATGGAGAATAAAATTAATGAATTTAGGTTCTAAAAAGGATTTGCTTGAAAGATATTTTTGAAAAATTAATGTGGAATGCGCGGCTTTTTATTATTTTAGCCGTCATTTTATCTCTTGTTGGTTCTATTTTATTGTTTATCGTTGCGAGTGTAGATATACTCAAAGTCGCAAAGCAAACCTATTTGTATTATATTGGTTCATTGGGGGCAGACGCGGATATTCATCATCTTTTGCTAAATGTAATTATTATGGCAGTGGATTTGTATTTGATTGCAGTGGTGCTGTTGATTTTTTCCTTTGGGCTTTATGAATTGTTTATCGCAAAGATTCAAATTAAAGATGAAAATAATTCCAAAGTGCTAGAGATTCATACCCTAGACCAATTAAAAGATAAGCTCGCAAAAGTCATCGTAATGGCTTTGATTGTAGCATTTTTCTCTAAAGTGCTGAATATGGGAATGAAAAATACGCAAGATATGCTGTTTTTTGCGATTTCTATTTTGGCACTTGCTGTGGGATTGTATTTTCTGCACAAAGACTCTAAGCATTAAAAGGCATTTAATGTATAAATTGTTTCAATTTTACCTTGAGATTCTATTTAAAAGCGGAATCGTAATGCTGTTTTTCGCAACTTTTGCAAATGCGCAATCCTTGAAAGAAATCCAATCTTTTAGCGCGGATTTTACACAAACTTTGTATTCCTTTGAAGAGAATGCACAAAATCAAATTGTCTATAAAGGCAAAATCCAAGCACTTGCACCTGCAAGTGTGCGGTGGAGTTATACTAGCCCGATTCCTAAAGAGATTTTTATCCAAGAGGGAACAATGATTATCTATGAGCCGAAGTTAAAACAAGCAATTTTTACGCGACTACAAGAAAATATGAATTTGCTTTATTTACTGCAAAATGCGCAAAAAATTACAGAAAATCACTACGAGGCAGTGATTTTGAAGCAAAAATATGATTTATATTTGGAGAATGGAATCCCAAAACAAATTAGTTTCAAGGATTCTTTAAACAATAAAATTGAAATTTTATTTGAGAATATCAAAGTCAATTCCACAATAGAATCTCATATTTTTGACTTTCAACCAAAAAGTGAAATAGATATTATTTATAATTAAATGTGTAAAAAAATAGCAAATTTTAAAATTTTTGCAAAAATTTAAATTTTTTTTACACTTTTTTAAAAAAGTTCGTTAAAATAGATAGAATTTGATTTTTTTAAGGAGTATGTATGGGAACGATTACATTAATCAACAATGAAACAGGTGAAAAGTTTGATTTTGACCTTATTAACTGCACGCGCGGTCCTAAGGCAGTAGATTTTAGCAAATTATTCGAACGTGCGAATATTTTTTCTTACGACCCCGGGTATGGTTCAACCGCAGGTTGTGAATCCACAATTAGCTATATAGATGGTAAAAATGGGCAATTACTTTACAAAGGAATCCCAGTTGAAGAGATTGTTGAAAAATATAAATTTACAGATGTGGCAAAATTGCTTATCACAGGAGAAGCTCCAAAGAATGAACAAGAATCCAAAGAATTTGATTTAGAGTTGCGTCATAGAGCTTTTTTGCACGAGGGTTTGATTAATATCTTTAGCGCATTTCCTGATGGAGGACACCCTATGGCAAACTTAAGTTCTGCTGTTGCAGCACTTTCTACTTTCCATTTTGACCACAAGGAAATGGACGACGAGGAAGATTATCAAACAATGGCACGTAGAATCATCGCAAAAATTACGACTTTGGTTGCTTTTTCCTATCGTAATTCTATTGGTGCACCTTTGATTTATCCCGATGTAAGTCGTAGCTATGTAGAGAATTTCCTCTATATGTTGCGTGCGTATCCTGGAGGAAGACTTAAATATACTCTGAAAGGAGAGGAAGAAATCTCCGCACTTGAGGTAGAGGCGTTGGATAAAATCTTTACCCTCCACGCAGACCACGGACAAAATGCTTCTACAACAACAGTGCGCAATGTCGCTTCCACAGGCGTGCATCCTTATGCGGCAATTTCTGCTGGAATCAATGCACTTTGGGGACCTGCACACGGTGGAGCAAATGAGAAAGTTTTGGTGCAGTTAGAGCAAATTGGCGATGTAAAAAATGTAGATAAGTTTGTCGCAAAAGCAAAGGATAAAAGTGATTCCTTTAGATTAATGGGGTTTGGACATCGTGTTTATAAGAGCTATGACCCTCGCGCAAAAGCTATTAAGGCTTTAAAAGATGAGTTAAACAAAAAAGGTATTACAATGAATGCGCGTTTAAGCGAAATTGCGGAGAAACTAGAAGAAGTCGCTTTGAATGACGATTATTTCAAAGAAAGAAATCTTTATCCCAATGTAGATTTTTATAGTGGAATCATTTTGACTGCATTAAAGATTCCTGTGCAGCTTTTTACTCCAATGTTTGTGATTGGTAGAATGCCGGGTTGGTGTGCGCAAGTGATGGAACACATTAAAAATCCACACGCTAGAATCACGCGTCCAAGACAAGTTTATCTAGGTAAGTAGGATTCGGTAAGGGTTGTTTTATTTTTTGTTGGGTAGAATTGCCAATTTATTTTTAATTTTAATGTATTAGGAAAATCAATGCAAAATACAAATTGGAATCCAAAGAGTTGGAGAGACAAAATTGCCCTTCAGCAACCCATTTATGAAGATTTAAATGCGCTAGAAGCCATTGAAAAAAAACTTAGCAAATATCCTCCTTTGGTTTTTGCTGGTGAGGCAAGAACTCTTAAATCTCGTTTGGCAAAAGTTTCCAAAGGTGAGGCATTTTTGCTTCAAGGTGGCGATTGTGCGGAGAGTTTTGCAGATTTTAATGCGATTCGTATTCGGGATTTATTCAAAGTCATCTTGCAAATGGCGGTTGTGCTAACCTATGCGGGAGCTTGTCCAATTGTAAAGGTCGGGAGATTGGCAGGACAATTTGCCAAGCCGCGTTCAAGCGATACAGAAACTTCTAATGGCATCACATTGCCTAGTTATCGTGGGGATATTATCAATGGTATTGCCTTTGAGAAGGCTGCAAGAGAAGCAGATCCTAAACGAATCTTGCAGGCATATAATCAATCCGCAGCTACGCTTAACTTGATTCGCGCCTTTGCGCAAGGAGGTTTAGCAGATTTAAATCAAGTGCAAAAATGGAATCTTAATTTTGTCAATAGTGCGCAAAGCGAACGATTCCAAAATATGGCAGATAAAATTACACAAGCCCTAGCTTTTATGGAGGCTTGTGGAATCACTGCGCAAAATACTCCCACTCTCCACGAAACAGAGTTTTTTACTTCGCACGAAGCCTTATTATTAAATTATGAGGAGGCTTTGACGCGAAAAGACCATTTAACAAATAAATGGTATGATTGTTCAGCACATATGTTGTGGATTGGTGAGCGGACAAGGAATCTTGATGGCGCACATTTAGAGTTTTTGCGTGGTGTAGAAAATCCATTGGGTGTGAAAATTGGACCTCAAGCAAGCAGGGAAGATATTTTGGGTATTTGCGAGATTCTAAATCCTCAAAATGAAGAGGGACGTTTAAATTTCATCATTCGTATGGGTGCAGAAGTCATCAAGGATAAATTGCCAAAACTATTGGAATCCATCAAAAAGGAAGGGCGAGAAATTGTTTGGAGCATTGACCCAATGCACGGCAACACTATCAAGGCTAGCAATGGCTATAAAACACGATCTTTTGATAGTATTTTAGATGAAATGAAAGCGTTTTTTGAGATACACAGAAGTATTGGTACTTACGCTGGAGGCGTGCATTTGGAAATGACAGGAGAAGATGTTACAGAATGTGTAGGTGGTATGCAAGCAATTACAGAAGAAAATTTAGGTTGTAACTATAACACGCAATGCGACCCGCGTCTTAATGCAAGTCAAGCAGTAGAGCTTTCATTTTTGATTGCCGATATTCTAAAGAAGCGTAGGGTGTAGGACTACGATAATATTTCAAAGCCCATTATAGCAATGATTTTTAGCAAGACAATTAGCGGTTACCAAGTTTATCTTAAAGAGAACAAAGCAATTTATGAAAATATTTTTAACGATTATTTAAACGATTGCCTAAAGATTATCCAAGTTTTTAAAAATACTAAAGAATCGCAGGTATTTTTGATTGCTTCTAGCGGGGGGGGGGGGGATTAATAAGAAGTATATTGTTAAAATTTTTTCTCCCCAAAGCAAGAAAAAAGAGCGGTTTATAAAATCTTTTTTCAAGGGCGATTATTATTTAAATTTATTAAAAGAAACACAACGCATTCGCGGTGATGGTTTTGTAGGTGTAAATGATTTTTATCTTTTAGCGGAGAAAAAAGTTTTTAATTATTCTAATATTTTTATAATGATTTTGGAGTATATTGAAGGAGAATGTATTTCCAATATTATTTTGAATGATGAGATAAAAACCAAGATTAAAGCTAAAGTAGAGGAATTGCATCGTCATAATATGGTAATGGGGGATATTCAAACAAGTAATTTTATTTTATCTCACGGAGAGATAAGAATCATTGACTGCTCGGGCAAATATCCTAATGCTTATCGCAAAGCAGAGGATAGATTCAATTTATGGAATCGCTTAGGGATTGCTCCAACTACAACAGATTTTTATTGTTTTCTTGTTTCCTATGAGAAATTTTTAAAGCAGCAAATAAGGTTATTGAAAAGAAAAATTTTATACAAAATCAATCCTTTACACTTGGCAAAATAGAATCTCTTTTGAAATATTAAATATTTTTAATCTTTTATAAAAATTTATTAAAAATAGCTAAAATTATGTTACAATGTCGCTAATTTTTAATTTAAGAATAAGGAAAAAGGAATGCGAATTTTAATCGTTGAAGATGAAATCAGTCTTAATAAGACAATCACAGAAGGTTTGAATGAATTTAATTATCAAACCGATGTGGCAGAAAATTTAAAAGACGGAGAATATTATATCAGCATTCGTAATTATGATTTAGTGCTTGCAGATTGGATGTTGCCTGATGGTAGCGGACTTGAAATTATTAATCAGGTAAAAAATAAATCCCCACGCACTGCTGTTGTAATTATTTCTGCACGTGATGATGCAGAAAGTGAAGTGGAAGCACTACGAGCCGGAGCAGATGATTTTTTGGCTAAACCTTTCGATTTTAATGTATTGGTTGCAAGAATTGAAGCTCGTTTGCGTTTTGGTGGAACAAATTTAATTGAAATTGAAGACTTAGTGATTAATCCTGATGAAGAAAAAATAACTTATAAAAATCAAGAGATTGAACTAAAAGGCAAACCTTTTGAAGTGCTAACACATCTTGCGCGTCATCGCGACCAAATTGTTTCAAAAGAGCAGTTGTTAGATGCTATTTGGGAAGAGCCAGAGCTTGTAACTCCTAATGTTATTGAAGTCGCGATTAATCAAATCCGTCAAAAAATGGACAAACCGCTTAATATTGCTACGATTGAAACAGTAAGACGAAGAGGTTACAGATTTTGCTATCCAAAAGGAGTATAAGAGGAGATTATACTAAACAAATCACAATCTCTTTTATCGCCCTTTTGGCGATATTTTCTGTTGCACTTTATGCTTATCTTTATTTTAATACCTATGGAAACATTAAACAAAGCCTCCAAAATCAATTAAATCATATTTTAAAAAACAATATCAATTATAATGTTGGGCAAAGTTTTTATGTGCAAAATCTCAATCCGCTCCAAAAAGAAACTTGGCTCATTGAGGTTTTAGATAAAAAGATTCATCAAGATTTTTATACAAAAATAGAATCTCAAGGGAATGTTTATTTTTCTATTTCTTCTCCTTATAGAGTTAATAAAGCATTGAAAATTACAAAGGATATCACGCAAGAAGTTGGCTTTTTAGATTCCCTCTTGCGCAGTATTGTTTTGGTGATTTTTTTTGCTTTGATTTTGATTCAGCTCTTTGCGCTTGCTTTTTCAAATATTCTTTATAAGCCTATACAGAATCTTTCTACTACGCTTGGCAAGCTTAAAGAACACGATTTGGAATCTCTTAATAGTGAGAGTTTGCCGCTAGAATTTCATCCTTTGGTGCTTTCTATCAATAATCTTTTGGATAGAATTAAAAGCTATTTTGGAGGACAAAAACAGCTATTTATCGGAATCGCACACGAGCTTAAAACCCCTTTGGCGGTGATTAAGACCAAATGCGAAGTAACGCTTATTAAAGAAAGAGAGAAAGAAGTATATATTAATGCTTTAAAGGAGAATATTCAAAGCATTAATGAAATGAATGCAATCATTAAAACCTTGCTTGATTTGGGGAGACAAGAAAGTGCGCAGTTTGAGAAATCTAGCCTCGTAGATATTCATAAAATTTTACAAAATATTGCAGATAATTTCCAAATTCTTAGCAAAAAAGAAAATAAACAATTTATTTGCAAACTTGAAACAGGGGAACTTTTGGTTACGATTAAACCGACTCTTTTAACGCAAATTGTGCAGAATTTTTTACAAAATGCGTTTAAATTTACTCCTAAGGGCAAAAGCGTTTTGATGACAAGTCAAATTGTTCATCAAGAGATTCTAAGAATCGTTGTAATGGACGAGGGTTGTGGGATTGATTCTGAACTAGAAGATATTTATGCACCCTTTAAACGCTCGGGAAATAAGAGTGGTGCGGGGCTCGGGTTGTTTCTTGCAAAAAATGCAGCTAACGCTTTGGGAGGGAGCATTTCTCTTCAAAATCGTTTGGACACCAATGGCACGATTGCGACTTTTGAACTAAGAATCGCAAATCTAATAAAATAAGGAACAAAATTTGCTGCAACTCTAAATAAAGGAGTTTTTATGCAAAGGTTGATTTGGATTATATTGATTTTTATAAACTTTAGTTTTGCCTTGCCACAAGTAGAATTCAAAAACTCGTGTGTCCCTTTAGCCCAATTTTCAGAATCGCAAAAGCAAGTTTTGTTGCGCTCATATCTTGCGGGTGAACAAGATGGTTTTGGTTTAACGCTTGCAGCGATTGCTTGGCAGGAGTCTTGTGCGGGTGTTTATAAAATGAACTTCCAAGACCCAAGTGCCGGAAATTTTCACGCTTATATTCCCGGCGTAATTAATCGTTACCCACAACTCAAACAAAATGGTTTTACTCAAAATATGGTAGGTGCAATGTTGGTTGAAAACGATGCTTTTGCAGAACAGATTGCAATCATAGAACTTAAATATTGGCAAAAAGAACATAAGGGGAATTGGAAAAATATTATTAAATCTTATAACAAAGGGTATAGTTGGCAGAAAAATGAGCAGGCAAATTTACAGGCTGAAAAATATTATCAAGAAGTTGCTATTCGTGTGAAACAATTAGAATCTTATTTTAAAGGTAAAGAAGCTCAAGAAAATAGATTCAAAATATCGTATAATACTCAAACAACGCAGTCAAAAACTTGGGAGAAATCCCAAAATGCCACACAAACTCAATTAGAATCGCAGGATTATTATGCCTATGGAGAGGATTCCGTGAGTTATGATTCTACACTTTTACCAATCTATCAAGTGGGCAATGAGTTTGCCGAGCCTTTCAAACCCAAAAAGACTATTATCAAAGAGTTTGATTTGATTGAAATTTATTAAAATTAAATATAAATTCGCTACTATTCTTGTTTTATTAAGAGTTAGTAAGGAAGTGTATGCGAATAATTTTTATGGGAACGCCAGATTATGCGGCAATCATTTTGGAATCTCTATTGGTTCATTATGAAGTGTGTGCATTGGTGTGTCAAGAGGATAAAAAAGCGGGAAGAAATTTACATTTGCAAATGCCTGCAACAAAAAAATTATTGCTACAAAAGAATTCTAATATTCCAATCTTGCAACCTCATAAATTAGATGATGACTTTACAGAGATATTAAAAAGCTTTGCTTGTGATAAAATCATTGTCGCAGCTTATGGCAAGATTCTCCCCCAAAAGATTCTGAATCTTGCGCCTTGTATTAATCTGCACGCTTCCATTTTGCCACAATTTCGCGGTGCAAGCCCGATTCAGCAAAGTATTTTAAAAGATGAAAAATATTTTGGTGTTACTGCAATGCAGATGAGTGAGGGATTGGATTGTGGAGATATTTTGGGTTTTAAAGTTTTTCAAAACTCTCTTCAAAACGCTAGAGAGTTATTTGTAGAGATTGCAAAAGTTGCCGCAGATTTGATATTGGAATACTTGGAAAGATGGGAGTCTATAATGCCCTTGGAGCAAATTGGCGCAGATGCAAGTTATTGTAAAAAAATCAAAAAAGAATGGGGAGAAATCCTCTTTGATAATGCGGATTCTTTGGCTAGAAAAGCACGTGCCTATGAGGGGTGGCCAGAGATTTATTTGCC carries:
- the dapE gene encoding succinyl-diaminopimelate desuccinylase, whose product is MQTNKTKSIEVLKQLITYPTITPQECGIYAYIKEILHDFEVLEFDKERVKNLFLYKDLSAQNAESHRSKKTHLCFAGHIDVVPPGEGWASEPFSPTIKEGFLYGRGAQDMKAGVAAFLCAIREFVDCVESQNLQASTKGANAESQNTTSEVSDYGLPQLDESSLATTQEQDSSDSTRLQGFKGILSVLLTSDEEGAAIFGTKYTLECLKERDLLPDFAIVAEPTSVAKFGDMIKVGRRGSINGILRVFGKQGHVAYPKKCVNPVELIAPYLSQIAGYELDKGSAEFEPSKLVITDIRGGLEVVNVTPNDLKIMFNVRNSTQTSLEDLRQYLENLLSKIPHSLELNQSSKPFLTNKQSRIVQRIAKVLESKNGFAPEFSTSGGTSDARYFAEYGVSVVECGVCNDSIHSINERVRLSEVESLQNVFLTLLAQWNL
- a CDS encoding M48 family metallopeptidase, which gives rise to MRKHLLCSFIALIACMSFSACSSTALTNRSQLMLLNSQEEIALGEQSAKQVLQQSKVSNNQKQAQMIQRVGQRIADVAERPDFVWEFYLLEDEQVNAFCLPGGKVFVYTGLMPLVASDDELAVVLSHEIAHTILRHGAERMSMQTLQQIGGGLLGVIIGSAAPGYSNLFNQAYSIGSNVGVMLPFSRSHELEADKAGILLMQKAGYNPKAAISFWQKMSKNGEKNPSDFLSTHPNDSKRIAEIEKLLAQQEQKK
- a CDS encoding methyl-accepting chemotaxis protein — its product is MFILNNLKVGVKLICLMLIPLITLIAFSLVLVSERYRIAQESALLKHGVTLATKISLVIHELQKERGTSAGFLGSKGQDFKEALQNQRKLSDEKIKELHDFLQEFNLQTYPKNIQDSLKISLDRMGQINGIRQGVDSLNVKVGDILGYYTGTIASNIQSIVEIINISTNDQITRNLLAYVNFLNAKENAGQERAVLSNTFGADKFAAGIYNRFIALTIAQNIFLEDFKRYASSGDYQYYLKITEDKSFSEVERMRKIAMEHFIDGGFGVKATYWFGTITQKINLLKNVEDRLAKGLMEQITKIEKANFFSFWFMLSIASVVVILTLVVGYLIAHSITFRIRLMRKYLVELKNTKDISKKFVVTKSSDEIGVIQQAMNDFLEAIRQIFLQLAPQSKENLQTSKNLLDSAKEVSGRTQEGFELSNQTEITGKEVGKKLEDNIQKTNATMHDVLAAKEELDNASHTIANFTQNISQDAQMQEDLVHNVSLLDKEAQNIKGILGAIDDIASQTNLLALNAAIEAARAGEHGRGFAVVADEVRQLAERTQKSLNEIDAIINTIVQSISGVSSQITQNAKSFYHIVEESQSIQETISSVVEKIKIISTLAQETIDSSSVLSKDTEMLLENNKTLNQNLQGIASEMNRISSVSNELESRAVEMENKINEFRF
- a CDS encoding YqhA family protein — protein: MWNARLFIILAVILSLVGSILLFIVASVDILKVAKQTYLYYIGSLGADADIHHLLLNVIIMAVDLYLIAVVLLIFSFGLYELFIAKIQIKDENNSKVLEIHTLDQLKDKLAKVIVMALIVAFFSKVLNMGMKNTQDMLFFAISILALAVGLYFLHKDSKH
- the lolA gene encoding LolA-like outer membrane lipoprotein chaperone; amino-acid sequence: MYKLFQFYLEILFKSGIVMLFFATFANAQSLKEIQSFSADFTQTLYSFEENAQNQIVYKGKIQALAPASVRWSYTSPIPKEIFIQEGTMIIYEPKLKQAIFTRLQENMNLLYLLQNAQKITENHYEAVILKQKYDLYLENGIPKQISFKDSLNNKIEILFENIKVNSTIESHIFDFQPKSEIDIIYN
- a CDS encoding citrate synthase, whose amino-acid sequence is MGTITLINNETGEKFDFDLINCTRGPKAVDFSKLFERANIFSYDPGYGSTAGCESTISYIDGKNGQLLYKGIPVEEIVEKYKFTDVAKLLITGEAPKNEQESKEFDLELRHRAFLHEGLINIFSAFPDGGHPMANLSSAVAALSTFHFDHKEMDDEEDYQTMARRIIAKITTLVAFSYRNSIGAPLIYPDVSRSYVENFLYMLRAYPGGRLKYTLKGEEEISALEVEALDKIFTLHADHGQNASTTTVRNVASTGVHPYAAISAGINALWGPAHGGANEKVLVQLEQIGDVKNVDKFVAKAKDKSDSFRLMGFGHRVYKSYDPRAKAIKALKDELNKKGITMNARLSEIAEKLEEVALNDDYFKERNLYPNVDFYSGIILTALKIPVQLFTPMFVIGRMPGWCAQVMEHIKNPHARITRPRQVYLGK